Proteins encoded within one genomic window of Columba livia isolate bColLiv1 breed racing homer chromosome 1, bColLiv1.pat.W.v2, whole genome shotgun sequence:
- the AKR1D1 gene encoding aldo-keto reductase family 1 member D1 — MNLTAENHRVPLSDGNSIPLLGLGTYADPQKTPKGSCLESVKIAIDTGYRHIDGAFVYCNEHEVGQAIREKIAEGKIKREDIFYCGKLWNTCHPPELVRPTLEKTLKILQLDYVDLYIIELPMAFKPGDAIYPKDENGKIIYHETDLCATWEAMEACKDAGLAKSIGVSNFNRRQLEMILNKPGLKYKPVSNQVECHPYFTQPKLLEFCRQHDIVIVGYSPLGTSRDETWVNVSSPPLLKDPVLNAIGKKYNKTAAQVALRFSIQRGVVVIPKSFNPQRIKENFQIFDFSLTEKEMKEIEALNKNVRYVELLMWRDHPEYPFSDEY, encoded by the exons CCCCAGAAA ACTCCTAAAGGTTCCTGTTTGGAGTCGGTGAAGATTGCCATTGATACTGGTTACCGCCATATTGATGGTGCCTTTGTCTACTGCAACGAGCATGAAGTGGGACAAGCCATCCGGGAGAAGATCGCTGAAGGAAAGATCAAGcgagaagacattttttactgTGGCAAG CTGTGGAATACCTGCCACCCCCCAGAGCTGGTGCGCCCTACGCTGGAGAAAACCCTGAAGATCCTGCAGCTGGACTACGTTGACCTCTACATTATTGAGCTGCCAATGGCTTtcaag CCAGGAGATGCAATCTACCCAAaagatgaaaatggaaaaattatcTACCATGAGACAGACTTATGTGCCACTTGGGAG gCTATGGAAGCATGTAAAGATGCAGGCTTGGCAAAGTCTATTGGCGTATCCAATTTCAACCGCAGGCAGCTGGAGATGATCCTGAACAAGCCTGGACTTAAGTACAAACCTGTCAGCAACCAG GTTGAATGCCATCCCTATTTTACCCAACCCAAACTCTTAGAATTTTGCAGGCAACATGACATTGTTATTGTTGGGTACAGCCCATTGGGAACCTCAAGGGATGAAACATG GGTAAATGTGTCCTCCCCTCCTTTACTGAAAGATCCTGTGCTGAATGCCATTGGCAAGAAGTACAACAAGACAGCTGCACAGGTTGCTTTGCGTTTCAGCATCCAGCGAGGGGTGGTCGTCATCCCCAAAAGCTTCAATCCACAACGTATCAAGGAGAATTTCCAG ATCTTTGACTTCTCCCTCactgaaaaagagatgaaagaaattgAAGCCCTGAACAAAAACGTTCGTTATGTGGAATTGTTAAT GTGGCGTGACCATCCAGAGTATCCCTTCAGTGATGAATACTGA